In Odontesthes bonariensis isolate fOdoBon6 chromosome 22, fOdoBon6.hap1, whole genome shotgun sequence, one genomic interval encodes:
- the LOC142373288 gene encoding LOW QUALITY PROTEIN: spastin-like (The sequence of the model RefSeq protein was modified relative to this genomic sequence to represent the inferred CDS: substituted 1 base at 1 genomic stop codon): MKNFKSVDSKLATLILNEIVDRGAAVSFEDIAGQDLAKQALQEIVILPALRPELFTGLRAPACGLLLFGPPGNGKTMLAKAVAAESNATFFNISAASLTSKWVGEGEKLIRALFAVARELQPSVIFIDEVDSLLCERRXGEHDASRRLKTEFLIEFDAVNSGGDERVLVMGATNRPQELGEAVLRRFAKRLYVALPDEKSRFTLLNNLLGKHGNPLSTNELSYLAKVTEGYSGSDLTSLAKDAALGPIRELGADQVRNMSANEMRSW; this comes from the coding sequence ATGAAAAACTTCAAGAGTGTGGACAGCAAACTGGCCACCTTGATTCTGAATGAAATTGTTGACAGGGGGGCAGCTGTATCCTTTGAGGACATTGCAGGTCAGGACCTGGCTAAACAAGCACTCCAAGAAATTGTCATCCTTCCTGCCTTAAGACCAGAGCTGTTTACTGGCCTGAGAGCGCCGGCATGTGGTTTGCTTTTATTTGGCCCGCCTGGGAATGGGAAAACCATGCTGGCCAAAGCAGTCGCTGCGGAATCTAATGCCACATTCTTCAACATTAGCGCTGCCAGTTTGACATCAAAATGGGTGGGAGAAGGCGAGAAGCTTATACGAGCACTGTTTGCAGTTGCCAGAGAGTTGCAGCCTTCTGTCATCTTTATCGACGAAGTGGACAGCTTGCTCTGTGAGAGGAGGTAAGGGGAACACGATGCCTCTCGTCGCTTAAAAACTGAGTTCCTCATTGAGTTTGATGCGGTGAATTCCGGAGGGGATGAAAGAGTGCTGGTGATGGGAGCCACTAACAGGCCTCAGGAGCTTGGTGAAGCAGTTTTAAGGCGCTTCGCAAAAAGGCTTTATGTGGCATTGCCAGATGAGAAGTCAAGATTCACGCTGCTGAACAACCTTTTGGGAAAGCATGGAAACCCATTGAGCACAAACGAGCTGTCCTATCTTGCAAAAGTGACTGAAGGGTATTCAGGAAGCGATCTGACGTCTTTAGCCAAAGATGCTGCACTTGGGCCAATCAGAGAGTTGGGAGCAGATCAAGTCCGAAATATGTCTGCTAATGAGATGCGCAGTTGGTGA